One window of the Streptomyces asoensis genome contains the following:
- a CDS encoding sulfurtransferase — MNAIITASELAGDLAGENPPVVLDVRWQLSVAKAAGEPPFDGRAAYEAGHVPGAVYVDLDRELAGAPGGRGRHPLPDIALFGSAMRRAGVSAGRPVVVYDGGQGWAAARAWWLLRWTGHPDVRVLDGGLPSWQGDLSDDVPARVEGDFEPVPGATGLLDADGAAALAGSGVLFDARAGERYRGEVEPIDRVGGHIPGAVSAPTNDNVGPDGRFLAAEDLRDRFKALGASDGTGVGVYCGSGVSGAHEVLALAVAGIPAALYVGSWSEWSSDPARPVAVGPDPR, encoded by the coding sequence ATGAACGCCATCATCACCGCATCGGAACTGGCCGGCGACCTGGCGGGGGAGAACCCGCCCGTCGTCCTCGACGTCCGCTGGCAGCTCAGCGTGGCGAAGGCGGCGGGGGAGCCGCCGTTCGACGGACGCGCCGCGTACGAGGCCGGGCACGTGCCCGGCGCGGTCTACGTCGACCTGGACCGGGAGCTCGCGGGAGCGCCGGGCGGCCGCGGCCGGCATCCGCTGCCCGACATCGCGCTGTTCGGTTCCGCGATGCGCCGGGCGGGTGTCTCGGCGGGCAGGCCGGTGGTCGTGTACGACGGCGGGCAGGGCTGGGCGGCGGCCCGCGCGTGGTGGCTGCTCCGCTGGACGGGTCACCCGGACGTGCGGGTCCTCGACGGCGGGTTGCCGTCGTGGCAGGGGGACCTCTCGGACGACGTCCCCGCGCGCGTGGAGGGCGACTTCGAGCCGGTGCCGGGCGCCACGGGACTTCTCGACGCCGACGGGGCCGCCGCTCTCGCCGGCTCCGGCGTGTTGTTCGACGCCCGCGCGGGGGAGCGGTACCGGGGCGAGGTCGAGCCGATCGACCGGGTCGGCGGCCACATTCCGGGTGCCGTCTCCGCGCCCACGAACGACAACGTGGGCCCGGACGGCCGCTTCCTGGCCGCCGAGGACCTGAGGGACCGCTTCAAGGCGCTGGGGGCGTCCGACGGCACCGGGGTCGGCGTGTACTGCGGCTCGGGCGTCTCCGGCGCCCACGAGGTGCTGGCCCTGGCGGTCGCGGGCATTCCGGCGGCCCTGTACGTCGGCTCCTGGTCGGAGTGGTCCTCGGACCCGGCCCGGCCGGTCGCCGTGGGCCCCGATCCCCGGTAG
- a CDS encoding bifunctional acetate--CoA ligase family protein/GNAT family N-acetyltransferase, with amino-acid sequence MQSASDRHEYPAHWEADVVLRDGGTARIRPITVDDAERLVSFYEQVSDESKYYRFFAPYPRLSDKDVHRFTHHDFVDRVGLAATVGGEFIATVRYDRIGADGMAASAPADEAEVAFLVQDAHQGRGVASALLEHIAAVARERDIRRFAAEVLPANNKMIKVFTDAGYTQKRSFEDGVVHLEFGLEPTERSVAVQRAREQRAEAHSVGRLLAPGSVAVVGTGRSPGGVGRSVLGNLREAGFTGRLYAVNKAFPEDLKELDGVPAHRSVRDIAEPVDLAVVAVPAEQVPEAVTECGEHGVQGLVVLSAGYAESGPDGRERQRELVRHARAYGMRIIGPNAFGVINTSPEVRLNASLAPEMPRPGRIGLFAQSGAIGIALLSRLHRRGGGVTGVTGVSTFISSGNRADVSGNDVLQYWYDDPDTDVALMYLESIGNPRKFTRLARRTAAAKPLVVVQGAGSAPQGHAVRATRLPHATVSALLRQAGVIRVDTITELVDAGLLLARQPLPTGPRVAILGNSESLGLLTYDACLSEGLRPLPPLDLTTEASARDFHAALARALADETCDAVVVTAIPAIGERSPGDAELAEALRSAAAAAPAKPVLVVHVELGGLAMALSAATSTAPRAEAAPRARTDVPEGEQPVPTAVDAPEGAHLIPAYPAAERAVRALAEAVKYAQWRREAADAGKVPEYEDIDEKGAAELIGGLLARGQGLTLGTDETCELLGRYGIRTRRAIPAPTPDEAARAAAALGYPVALKATAPHLRHRADLGGVRLDVADEEQLRRSYAELTELFGKPQEIRPVVQAMAPRGVDTVVRAVIDPAAGAVLSFGLAGAASQLLGDMAHRLVPVTDRDATSLIRSIRTAPLLFGWRGSTPVDTAALEELLLRVSRLVDDHPEVVAVTLEPVVVAPHGLSVLGASVRLAPPPARDDLGPRTLPTY; translated from the coding sequence ATGCAGAGCGCGTCGGACCGGCACGAGTACCCCGCCCACTGGGAGGCCGACGTGGTGCTGCGCGACGGCGGCACCGCGCGCATCCGCCCCATCACCGTCGATGACGCCGAGCGCCTGGTCAGCTTCTACGAGCAGGTTTCGGACGAGTCGAAGTACTACCGCTTCTTCGCGCCCTACCCGCGCCTGTCCGACAAGGACGTCCACCGCTTCACGCACCACGACTTTGTGGACCGGGTGGGACTCGCGGCCACGGTCGGCGGCGAGTTCATCGCCACCGTACGCTATGACCGCATTGGTGCCGACGGCATGGCCGCCTCGGCCCCTGCCGACGAGGCCGAGGTCGCGTTCCTCGTACAGGACGCCCACCAGGGCAGGGGCGTCGCCTCCGCGTTGCTCGAGCACATCGCCGCCGTGGCGCGCGAGCGTGACATCCGCCGCTTCGCGGCCGAGGTACTGCCCGCCAACAACAAGATGATCAAGGTGTTCACGGACGCCGGCTACACCCAGAAGCGCAGCTTCGAGGACGGCGTCGTACACCTGGAGTTCGGCCTCGAACCCACCGAGCGCTCCGTCGCCGTGCAGCGCGCGCGGGAACAGCGCGCCGAGGCGCACTCCGTGGGGCGGCTGCTGGCGCCCGGCTCCGTAGCCGTCGTCGGCACCGGCCGCAGCCCCGGAGGCGTCGGCCGAAGCGTGCTCGGCAACCTCCGCGAGGCGGGCTTCACCGGGCGGCTGTACGCCGTGAACAAGGCCTTCCCCGAGGACCTGAAGGAACTGGACGGGGTGCCTGCCCACCGCTCGGTGCGCGACATAGCGGAGCCCGTCGACCTCGCGGTCGTCGCCGTCCCGGCGGAGCAGGTCCCCGAGGCCGTGACCGAGTGCGGCGAGCACGGCGTGCAGGGACTCGTGGTCCTCTCCGCCGGCTACGCCGAGAGCGGCCCCGACGGGCGGGAGCGCCAGCGCGAACTCGTCCGGCACGCACGCGCGTACGGCATGCGGATCATCGGCCCCAACGCCTTCGGAGTCATCAACACCTCCCCGGAGGTGCGGCTGAACGCCTCACTGGCCCCGGAGATGCCGAGACCCGGCAGGATCGGCCTGTTCGCCCAGTCCGGCGCCATCGGCATCGCCCTGCTGTCCCGTCTCCACCGGCGTGGCGGAGGCGTCACCGGCGTCACCGGCGTGTCGACCTTCATCTCGTCCGGCAACCGCGCGGACGTCTCGGGCAACGACGTCCTCCAGTACTGGTACGACGACCCCGACACCGACGTCGCCCTCATGTACCTGGAATCCATCGGCAACCCGCGCAAGTTCACCCGCCTCGCGCGGCGCACGGCGGCCGCCAAGCCCCTGGTCGTCGTCCAGGGCGCCGGGTCCGCCCCGCAGGGGCACGCCGTACGGGCGACCCGGCTGCCCCACGCGACGGTGTCGGCGCTGCTGCGGCAGGCCGGCGTGATCCGCGTGGACACCATCACCGAACTGGTCGACGCGGGCCTGCTGCTCGCCCGTCAGCCACTGCCGACGGGCCCGCGGGTGGCGATTCTCGGCAACTCCGAGTCGCTGGGCCTGCTGACGTACGACGCCTGTCTCTCGGAAGGGCTGCGTCCGCTGCCGCCGCTGGACCTGACGACCGAGGCGTCGGCCCGGGACTTCCACGCGGCGCTGGCCCGGGCGCTGGCCGACGAGACGTGCGACGCGGTGGTCGTGACGGCGATCCCGGCGATCGGGGAGAGATCGCCCGGGGACGCGGAACTCGCGGAGGCCCTGCGGTCGGCCGCGGCGGCCGCTCCCGCCAAACCGGTGCTCGTCGTGCACGTGGAACTCGGCGGTCTCGCCATGGCGCTGTCCGCCGCGACGAGTACCGCACCGCGCGCGGAAGCGGCCCCACGCGCGCGTACCGACGTCCCCGAGGGCGAGCAGCCGGTGCCCACCGCCGTCGACGCACCCGAGGGGGCGCACCTCATCCCCGCCTATCCCGCCGCCGAACGCGCCGTCCGCGCGCTCGCGGAGGCTGTGAAGTACGCCCAGTGGCGGCGCGAGGCGGCCGACGCCGGCAAGGTGCCCGAGTACGAGGACATCGACGAGAAGGGCGCCGCCGAGCTGATCGGCGGGCTCCTCGCGCGCGGGCAGGGCCTGACCCTCGGCACCGACGAGACGTGCGAGCTGCTCGGCCGCTACGGCATCCGCACCCGCCGGGCCATCCCGGCGCCCACCCCGGACGAGGCCGCGCGGGCCGCGGCCGCCCTCGGCTACCCCGTCGCCCTCAAGGCCACCGCCCCGCACCTGCGGCACCGCGCCGACCTGGGCGGCGTACGGCTCGATGTGGCCGACGAGGAGCAACTGCGCCGGTCGTACGCCGAGTTGACCGAGCTCTTCGGCAAGCCGCAGGAGATCCGCCCGGTCGTCCAGGCGATGGCACCGCGCGGCGTCGACACGGTCGTCCGCGCGGTCATCGACCCGGCGGCCGGAGCCGTACTGTCCTTCGGGCTCGCCGGGGCCGCCTCGCAACTGCTCGGGGACATGGCGCACCGGCTGGTTCCGGTCACCGACCGCGACGCGACCTCGCTGATCCGGTCCATCCGGACCGCCCCGCTCCTCTTCGGCTGGCGCGGCTCGACGCCCGTCGACACCGCCGCCCTGGAGGAGCTGCTGCTGCGCGTGTCCCGGCTGGTCGACGACCACCCCGAGGTCGTCGCGGTCACCCTGGAGCCGGTCGTCGTCGCCCCGCACGGGCTGAGCGTCCTCGGCGCCTCCGTACGCCTCGCACCCCCGCCGGCGCGTGACGACCTCGGACCGAGGACGCTGCCGACGTACTGA
- a CDS encoding GntR family transcriptional regulator, protein MRIPAHSVCTAIRDDIVAGVYERGSRLTEELLARRYGVSRVPVREALRTLEAEGFVVTRRHAGACVAEPTEQEAADLLEMRMLLEPLGASRAAQRRTEAHLKVLRGLVRLGQERARRGNSEDLRSLGGWFHETLAQSSGSHALTSMLTQLRHKIAWMYAVEAPANPAESWAEHGAIVDAVARGDGERARAITALHTERATAAHRLRFSGGPERADRVRTSQPPVNMTGLRH, encoded by the coding sequence ATGCGTATTCCGGCGCACTCGGTGTGCACGGCCATTCGGGACGACATCGTCGCGGGTGTCTACGAGCGCGGCAGCCGCCTCACGGAGGAACTCCTCGCCCGCCGCTACGGCGTTTCCCGCGTCCCCGTCCGAGAGGCGCTGCGCACGCTGGAGGCCGAGGGCTTCGTCGTCACACGGCGGCACGCGGGCGCGTGCGTCGCGGAACCGACCGAGCAGGAGGCCGCGGACCTGCTGGAGATGCGCATGCTCCTGGAGCCGCTCGGTGCCTCCCGGGCCGCCCAGCGGCGCACCGAGGCCCATCTGAAGGTGCTGCGCGGACTCGTCCGGCTGGGCCAGGAGCGGGCCAGGCGGGGCAACAGCGAGGATCTGCGCTCCCTGGGGGGCTGGTTCCACGAGACGCTCGCCCAGTCCTCAGGAAGCCATGCCCTGACGTCGATGCTCACTCAGCTGCGCCACAAGATCGCCTGGATGTACGCGGTGGAGGCCCCGGCCAACCCCGCGGAGTCCTGGGCGGAGCACGGCGCGATCGTGGACGCGGTGGCGCGCGGCGACGGCGAGCGTGCGCGGGCGATCACGGCGCTGCACACCGAGCGTGCGACGGCCGCGCACCGGCTGCGCTTTTCCGGCGGCCCCGAGCGCGCCGACCGTGTGAGGACTTCGCAACCTCCCGTAAACATGACGGGTCTGCGGCATTAA
- a CDS encoding thymidine kinase codes for MPELVFFSGTMDCGKSTLALQIEHNRSSRGLQGMIFTRDDRAGEGKLSSRLGLVTDAVEVEDGQDLYASLVDHLSQGGRADYVIADEAQFLAEEQIDQLARVVDDLDIDVYAFGITTDFRSKLFPGSQRLVELADRVEVLQVEALCWCGARATHNARTVGGVMVVEGAQVVVGDVDQADTVGYEVLCRRHHRRRMTSASARAAALSPDVLPVQPV; via the coding sequence ATGCCCGAGCTGGTGTTCTTCTCCGGAACCATGGACTGCGGGAAGTCGACGCTGGCTCTCCAGATAGAGCACAACCGCTCCTCGCGCGGTCTCCAGGGCATGATCTTCACGCGGGACGACCGCGCGGGCGAGGGCAAGCTGTCCTCCCGCCTGGGCCTGGTCACCGACGCGGTGGAGGTCGAGGACGGTCAGGACCTCTACGCCTCCCTCGTCGACCACCTCTCGCAGGGCGGCCGTGCGGACTACGTGATCGCGGACGAGGCGCAGTTCCTGGCCGAGGAGCAGATCGACCAGCTCGCGCGCGTGGTCGACGACCTGGACATCGACGTCTACGCCTTCGGGATCACCACCGACTTCCGCTCCAAGCTGTTCCCCGGCTCCCAGCGGCTCGTCGAACTCGCCGACCGCGTCGAGGTCCTCCAGGTCGAGGCCCTGTGCTGGTGCGGCGCCCGCGCCACGCACAACGCCCGCACGGTGGGCGGTGTCATGGTCGTGGAGGGCGCCCAGGTCGTCGTCGGCGACGTAGATCAGGCGGACACGGTCGGCTACGAGGTCCTGTGCAGGCGCCACCACCGCCGCCGTATGACCTCGGCGTCGGCGCGGGCGGCGGCCCTGTCGCCGGATGTGCTGCCGGTGCAGCCGGTCTAA
- a CDS encoding alkaline phosphatase family protein, whose protein sequence is MSRSVPTPFDSAPWDFPEPLAVGSAPVPEYGSGSLADLLPTLAAGMGVPGTTAAIPELTPADRNCVFLIDGLGWEQIKDHRDEAPYLHALLGSSRGGTGRPLTAGYPATTATSLASVGTGLPPGAHGLPGYTVRNPATGALMNQLRWQPWTAPGAWQPYPTVFQLAHEAGVHAAQVSSPTFQNTPLTKVALSGGTFHGRLTGEERMDFAAEQLAAGDRSLVYTYYAELDGAGHRYGVASDTWRGQLMYVDRLVQRLAEQLPQRSTLYVTADHGMVDVPFDEEHRIDFDADWELRAGVALLGGEGRARHVYAVPGAENDVLTCWREVLGEQFWIASRDEAIAAGWFGPQVDDRVYARLGDVVAAARDDVLIIASEREPKESAMVGNHGSMTPAEQLVPLLEVRS, encoded by the coding sequence ATGTCGCGCTCCGTGCCCACCCCTTTCGACTCCGCGCCCTGGGACTTCCCCGAACCGCTCGCGGTCGGCTCCGCGCCCGTCCCCGAGTACGGCTCCGGCTCCCTCGCCGACCTGCTGCCCACGCTGGCGGCGGGCATGGGCGTACCCGGCACGACCGCGGCGATCCCGGAGCTGACCCCGGCCGACCGCAACTGCGTCTTCCTGATCGACGGCCTCGGCTGGGAGCAGATCAAGGACCACCGCGACGAGGCGCCGTATCTCCACGCGTTGCTCGGCAGCTCGCGCGGCGGCACCGGACGTCCGCTCACCGCCGGCTACCCGGCGACCACCGCGACCTCCCTCGCCTCCGTCGGCACCGGTCTTCCCCCGGGCGCGCACGGCCTGCCCGGCTACACGGTGCGCAACCCGGCGACCGGCGCCCTGATGAACCAGCTCCGCTGGCAGCCGTGGACGGCCCCGGGCGCCTGGCAGCCGTACCCCACCGTCTTCCAGCTCGCCCACGAGGCGGGCGTGCACGCCGCCCAGGTGTCGTCCCCCACGTTCCAGAACACCCCGCTGACCAAGGTCGCGCTCAGCGGCGGAACGTTTCACGGGCGGCTGACCGGCGAGGAGCGCATGGACTTCGCCGCCGAGCAACTCGCCGCCGGCGACCGCTCCCTCGTCTACACGTACTACGCGGAACTGGACGGCGCCGGGCACCGCTACGGCGTCGCCTCCGACACCTGGCGCGGCCAGCTCATGTACGTCGACCGGCTCGTCCAGCGCCTCGCCGAGCAGCTCCCGCAGCGCAGCACGCTCTACGTCACCGCCGACCACGGCATGGTCGACGTGCCCTTCGACGAGGAGCACCGCATCGACTTCGACGCGGACTGGGAGCTGCGCGCCGGGGTCGCCCTGCTGGGTGGTGAGGGCCGCGCCCGCCATGTCTACGCCGTACCGGGCGCCGAGAACGACGTCCTGACCTGCTGGCGCGAGGTGCTCGGCGAGCAGTTCTGGATCGCCTCGCGCGACGAGGCGATCGCCGCGGGCTGGTTCGGGCCGCAGGTCGACGATCGGGTGTACGCCCGCCTCGGCGACGTGGTCGCGGCCGCCCGGGACGACGTCCTGATCATCGCCTCCGAACGGGAGCCCAAGGAGTCGGCGATGGTCGGCAACCACGGCTCGATGACCCCTGCCGAGCAGCTGGTCCCGCTGCTCGAAGTACGCTCCTGA
- a CDS encoding M23 family metallopeptidase, with protein sequence MAFTCATGKHRRPSRMQRSSVRAAGIAALTTTGVMATVASTPAFAAEPTPEQTGLIPVVTAGESVAEQIDDQVAVQKHAAFEEAARQAAAKKAVEEREARVRAAREAERKRLNTFVLPITGSYVSTGYQASSSLWSSGSHTGIDFHAASGTSVHAVGSGTVVEAGWGGSYGNQIVIKMNDGTYTQYGHLSSLAVSVGQTVTPGERIGLSGATGNVTGPHLHFEARTTAEYGSDIDPVAYLRKHGVNV encoded by the coding sequence ATGGCGTTCACCTGCGCCACCGGGAAGCACCGTCGGCCCAGCCGGATGCAGCGCAGCAGCGTCCGCGCGGCGGGCATCGCGGCGCTCACCACCACCGGTGTCATGGCCACCGTCGCCTCCACCCCGGCCTTCGCCGCCGAGCCCACCCCCGAGCAGACCGGGCTGATCCCCGTCGTCACCGCCGGCGAGTCCGTCGCCGAGCAGATCGACGACCAGGTCGCCGTGCAGAAGCACGCGGCCTTCGAGGAGGCCGCCCGGCAGGCCGCCGCCAAGAAGGCCGTGGAGGAGCGCGAGGCACGCGTGCGTGCCGCCCGCGAGGCCGAGCGCAAGCGCCTCAACACCTTCGTGCTGCCGATCACCGGTTCCTACGTCTCCACCGGCTACCAGGCCAGCAGCTCGCTGTGGTCCTCCGGCAGCCACACCGGCATCGACTTCCACGCCGCGAGCGGTACCTCCGTGCACGCGGTCGGCTCCGGCACCGTGGTCGAGGCCGGCTGGGGCGGGTCCTACGGCAACCAGATCGTGATCAAGATGAACGACGGGACGTACACCCAGTACGGTCACCTGTCGTCCCTCGCGGTGTCGGTGGGCCAGACGGTCACCCCGGGCGAGCGGATCGGCCTGTCGGGCGCCACCGGCAACGTCACCGGCCCGCATCTGCACTTCGAGGCCCGCACCACCGCGGAGTACGGCTCGGACATCGACCCGGTCGCCTACCTCCGCAAGCACGGCGTGAACGTCTGA
- the sepH gene encoding septation protein SepH → MPELRVVAVSNDGTRLVLKAADSTEYTLPIDERLRAAVRGDRPRLGQIEIEVESHLRPRDIQARIRAGATAEEVAQMAGIPVDRVRRFEGPVLAERAFMAERARKTPVRRPGENAGPQLGEAVQERLLLRGADKDTVQWDSWRRDDGTWEVLLVYLVAGEPHSASWTYDPPRRLVQAVDDEARSLIGESDDLAAPEPSFPFVPRIARLPRDRPLDRALDRPSLPAQPSEPAEESTGERERDSLTSLLEAVPSFRGDMVVPERPAEPATEEPDEQEPVTEEPPAPAASAGSAYADVLMPRSVGSHRDRLIGATDRQAEADGVRPGRRAAVPSWDEIVFGTRRKKQE, encoded by the coding sequence ATGCCCGAACTGCGTGTCGTGGCCGTCTCGAATGACGGCACACGGCTGGTGCTGAAGGCTGCGGACAGCACGGAGTACACGCTTCCGATCGATGAGCGTCTGCGCGCCGCCGTCCGCGGCGACCGTCCCCGCCTCGGCCAGATCGAGATCGAGGTGGAGAGCCATCTCCGCCCCCGTGACATCCAGGCGCGTATACGTGCCGGGGCCACCGCGGAAGAAGTCGCCCAGATGGCCGGCATCCCTGTCGACCGTGTGCGCCGCTTCGAAGGCCCCGTGCTGGCCGAGCGCGCCTTCATGGCCGAGCGGGCCCGGAAGACTCCGGTCCGTCGGCCCGGTGAGAACGCCGGACCCCAACTCGGCGAGGCCGTCCAGGAACGGCTGCTGCTGCGCGGCGCCGACAAGGACACCGTCCAGTGGGACTCGTGGCGTCGCGACGACGGCACCTGGGAAGTTCTGCTGGTCTACCTGGTCGCGGGCGAACCGCACTCGGCGAGCTGGACGTACGACCCGCCCCGGCGGCTCGTCCAGGCCGTCGACGACGAGGCACGTTCGCTGATCGGCGAGTCCGACGACCTGGCCGCTCCCGAGCCCAGCTTTCCGTTCGTCCCGCGCATCGCACGGCTGCCGCGCGACCGTCCGCTGGACCGCGCGCTCGACCGGCCCAGCCTGCCGGCCCAGCCGTCCGAGCCGGCCGAGGAGAGCACCGGCGAGCGGGAACGCGACTCGCTGACCAGTCTGTTGGAGGCGGTGCCGAGCTTCCGTGGCGACATGGTCGTCCCGGAGCGCCCGGCGGAGCCCGCGACGGAGGAGCCCGACGAGCAGGAGCCCGTCACCGAGGAACCCCCGGCACCGGCCGCCTCCGCCGGATCCGCCTACGCGGATGTCCTCATGCCGCGTTCCGTCGGCAGCCATCGCGACCGTCTCATCGGCGCCACCGACCGTCAGGCCGAGGCGGACGGCGTCCGTCCGGGCCGCCGGGCCGCGGTGCCGAGCTGGGACGAGATCGTGTTCGGCACCCGGCGGAAGAAGCAGGAGTAA
- a CDS encoding VOC family protein, producing MTEAGGSAGPIGAAHARYAPGTPCWVSLMAHGLTATQEFYGELFGWEFRPGPQQLGPYVRALLDGREVAGIGQLPPDRHLPVAWTPYFASDDVDTTAETVRLCGGTVGVGPLDASDAGRLAIGSDPSGAVFGVWQAAAHVGTTITGVPGTPAWNELTTYEAASVRKFYETVFGYEETVVSADFDHVTLHVAGRPVAGIHGVGAALPRDRGPHWTTYFEVADTDAALSLVVDLGGRVLEPAQDSEHGRVASVADLEGARFSVVQAPR from the coding sequence ATGACCGAGGCAGGTGGGTCGGCCGGCCCGATCGGCGCAGCACACGCCCGGTACGCGCCCGGTACACCCTGCTGGGTGAGTCTGATGGCGCACGGGTTGACCGCGACGCAGGAGTTCTACGGCGAGCTGTTCGGCTGGGAGTTCCGGCCCGGCCCGCAGCAGCTGGGCCCCTATGTGCGGGCGCTGCTCGACGGCCGCGAGGTGGCCGGGATCGGTCAACTGCCCCCGGACCGCCACCTCCCGGTCGCCTGGACGCCCTATTTCGCCTCGGACGACGTGGACACGACCGCCGAAACGGTCCGGCTGTGCGGCGGCACGGTCGGAGTCGGCCCGCTGGACGCCTCCGACGCCGGGCGACTGGCCATCGGCTCCGACCCGTCCGGCGCCGTCTTCGGCGTCTGGCAGGCGGCGGCCCATGTCGGCACCACCATCACCGGCGTGCCCGGCACCCCCGCCTGGAACGAGCTGACGACCTACGAGGCCGCGAGCGTCCGCAAGTTCTACGAGACGGTCTTCGGCTACGAGGAGACGGTGGTGTCCGCCGACTTCGACCACGTGACCCTGCACGTCGCCGGCCGCCCCGTCGCCGGCATCCACGGCGTGGGCGCCGCGTTGCCCCGGGACCGGGGACCGCACTGGACGACGTACTTCGAGGTGGCCGACACGGACGCGGCGCTCAGTCTCGTCGTCGATCTCGGCGGGCGGGTCCTCGAGCCGGCCCAGGACAGCGAGCACGGGCGCGTGGCGAGTGTGGCCGACCTCGAGGGGGCCCGCTTCTCCGTGGTCCAGGCGCCTCGGTGA
- a CDS encoding HPr family phosphocarrier protein has product MAERRVNVGWAEGLHARPASIFVRAATAAGIPVTIAKADGNPVNAASMLAVLGLGAQGGEEIVLASEADGADVALDRLAKLVAEGLEELPETV; this is encoded by the coding sequence ATGGCTGAGCGCCGCGTCAACGTCGGCTGGGCCGAGGGCCTTCACGCCCGCCCCGCTTCCATCTTCGTCCGGGCCGCCACGGCCGCAGGTATCCCGGTGACGATCGCCAAGGCCGACGGCAACCCCGTCAACGCGGCCTCCATGCTGGCCGTTCTCGGCCTGGGCGCCCAGGGCGGCGAGGAGATCGTCCTCGCCTCCGAGGCCGACGGCGCCGACGTCGCCCTCGACCGTCTGGCGAAGCTGGTCGCCGAGGGGCTCGAGGAGCTCCCCGAGACCGTCTGA
- a CDS encoding DUF5998 family protein: MEGMAKTSTTTQGLRAAIERSGYYPALVAEAVEAAVGGEPIRSYLVHQETTFDQNEVRRHVTVLVLTGNRFIVSHTDEQAADTTSPTPYATTSTESVKIGRISSVVLSRVVANPESYTPGTLPREVVLTIGWGAVSRIDLEPAACGDPNCDADHGYTGSSTADDLSLRVSEAGDGPETVRQTLVFAQSLSEATADVTR, from the coding sequence ATGGAGGGCATGGCCAAGACCAGTACGACGACCCAGGGGCTGCGCGCGGCGATCGAGCGCAGCGGCTACTACCCGGCCCTCGTGGCCGAGGCGGTGGAGGCCGCTGTGGGCGGCGAGCCGATCCGGTCGTACCTGGTCCACCAGGAGACCACGTTCGACCAGAACGAGGTGCGCCGGCACGTGACCGTGCTGGTTCTCACCGGCAACCGCTTCATCGTCAGCCACACCGACGAGCAGGCCGCCGACACCACCTCCCCGACGCCGTACGCCACGACCTCCACGGAGTCCGTGAAGATCGGCCGGATCTCGTCCGTCGTCCTCAGCCGGGTGGTCGCCAACCCGGAGTCGTACACGCCGGGCACCCTGCCGCGCGAGGTCGTGCTGACCATCGGCTGGGGCGCCGTCTCCCGTATCGACCTGGAGCCGGCCGCCTGCGGCGACCCCAACTGCGACGCCGACCACGGCTACACCGGCAGCTCGACGGCGGACGACCTCAGCCTGCGTGTGAGCGAGGCCGGCGACGGCCCGGAGACGGTCCGCCAGACGCTCGTCTTCGCGCAGTCGCTCTCCGAGGCGACAGCGGACGTCACCCGCTGA